A stretch of Hydractinia symbiolongicarpus strain clone_291-10 chromosome 9, HSymV2.1, whole genome shotgun sequence DNA encodes these proteins:
- the LOC130657505 gene encoding thrombospondin-2-like, producing MFYGVLAIIFLTCISDVTAVNPSRRYVDGMCTISSEGTKQYKTYTGFEDCPKGDCATGVVDNLGYNWCSICCKQCIGFEKFGQNNTASWNSWHEWSPCNGECGMGVQMRVRACARAEGKLCQLKNGSHSDVEQETRSCELNKKCPRFMNWLAISLLVLFLAICAVCASYFFNYKYKEHCRQRDNKKIHTPKEPLQAFHMAVPTRDEASKV from the exons ATGTTTTACGGAGTCTtagcaattatatttttaacttgtaTTAGTGATGTTACAGCGGTAAATCCCAGCCGACGTTACGTCGACGGTATGTGTACAATTAGTAGTGAAGGCACGAAACAATATAAGACGTATACAGGTTTTGAAGACTGTCCTAAAGGAGACTGCGCAACAGGCGTTGTTGATAATCTGGGATACAACTGGTGCAGTATTTGCTGTAAACAATGTATTGGATTTGAAAAGTTTGGACAGAACAATACAG CTAGTTGGAATAGCTGGCATGAATGGAGTCCCTGTAATGGAGAATGCGGCATGGGAGTTCAGATGCGAGTTCGAGCCTGCGCCAGGGCTGAGGGAAAACTCTGTCAACTAAAAAATGGTAGCCACAGTGACGTAGAACAAGAAACGCGAAGTtgtgaattaaataaaaaat GTCCACGCTTTATGAACTGGCTGGCCATATCATTACTGGTTCTCTTTTTAGCCATTTGCGCAGTTTGTgcgagttatttttttaattacaaataCAAAGAACATTGTCGACAAAgag ataataaaaaaatacacacgCCGAAAGAACCTCTACAAGCTTTTCATATGGCTGTCCCAACAAGAGATGAAGCAAGCAAGGTATAG